In Maritimibacter sp. DP1N21-5, a genomic segment contains:
- the lysM gene encoding peptidoglycan-binding protein LysM, with translation MGLWSFVKGAGKSLFAGEDAKNEDALRKEVEDLGVSTEGLDIKVDGDKVTVKGGSMTTEEKEKVILAVGNVEGISEVEADVETETLFHTVEKGDTLWAVAQKTLGDGKRYNEIFEANKPMLKHPDKIYPGQVLRIPS, from the coding sequence ATGGGTCTTTGGAGTTTCGTAAAAGGCGCCGGAAAATCGCTCTTTGCCGGTGAAGACGCAAAGAACGAAGATGCGCTCAGGAAAGAAGTCGAAGACCTTGGCGTCTCTACCGAAGGACTGGACATCAAGGTCGACGGCGACAAGGTCACCGTCAAGGGCGGCTCGATGACCACCGAAGAGAAAGAGAAGGTCATCCTCGCGGTCGGCAATGTGGAGGGAATCTCCGAAGTCGAAGCCGACGTGGAAACCGAGACCCTCTTCCACACCGTCGAAAAGGGCGACACGCTCTGGGCCGTCGCGCAAAAGACCCTCGGCGACGGGAAGCGCTACAACGAGATCTTCGAAGCGAACAAGCCGATGCTCAAGCACCCCGACAAGATTTATCCGGGTCAGGTCCTGCGCATTCCTTCGTGA
- a CDS encoding ketopantoate reductase family protein: MRVIVFGTGAIGGAVAAALARSGADVTAIARGTQLDAIRERGLRLRTPEMDEVIQFDVVGSPEEAKIGPDDAILLTMKGQHTQAALEQLRDAGATTQPIFCLQNGVANEGKALRLFPNVHGVTVIMPTTFVTAGEVVVEASPAFGIFYTGRYPGGAGPEDEALASILSAANIACFPRENVMASKYGKLILNLGNILGAALGPGADVGSLRSDLRAEAEAVFRAVGIEWEEVGADHPDRKTYLRPGSVPGFKGVGTSTAQSLVRGTGSLETDWLNGEVSLLGRLHGIATPANDACTRIGARMVREGLKPGDLTLDDLMREVAS; encoded by the coding sequence ATGCGGGTGATCGTATTCGGGACAGGTGCCATCGGGGGTGCTGTGGCGGCGGCGCTTGCGCGCAGTGGTGCGGATGTGACGGCCATCGCCCGCGGCACCCAGCTTGACGCGATCCGCGAGAGGGGATTGCGGCTTCGCACGCCGGAGATGGATGAAGTGATCCAGTTCGACGTCGTCGGGTCTCCGGAAGAAGCGAAGATCGGTCCCGACGATGCGATCCTATTGACCATGAAAGGCCAGCATACGCAGGCCGCTCTCGAACAACTGCGGGACGCGGGGGCGACCACCCAGCCGATCTTCTGCCTTCAGAACGGCGTGGCGAACGAAGGCAAGGCGCTGCGCCTGTTTCCCAATGTGCACGGAGTGACGGTGATCATGCCGACGACCTTCGTGACCGCAGGCGAGGTTGTCGTGGAAGCCTCGCCCGCCTTCGGGATCTTCTACACCGGGCGCTATCCCGGCGGGGCAGGGCCTGAAGACGAAGCACTCGCGAGCATCCTGTCAGCAGCGAACATCGCCTGTTTCCCGCGCGAAAATGTCATGGCGTCGAAATACGGCAAGCTTATCCTGAACCTTGGCAACATCCTTGGCGCTGCGCTCGGTCCCGGGGCGGACGTTGGCAGCCTGCGGTCGGACCTGAGGGCCGAGGCCGAAGCCGTGTTTCGCGCCGTTGGGATCGAGTGGGAGGAGGTCGGTGCGGACCATCCGGATCGGAAGACCTACCTGCGCCCGGGCAGCGTGCCCGGGTTCAAGGGGGTCGGCACCTCGACCGCGCAAAGCCTCGTCCGGGGCACGGGAAGTCTCGAAACAGACTGGCTGAATGGCGAGGTTTCGCTTCTGGGGCGCCTGCACGGGATCGCGACACCGGCAAACGACGCCTGCACCCGGATCGGTGCACGGATGGTGCGCGAAGGGCTGAAGCCGGGGGACCTGACTCTCGACGACCTGATGCGCGAAGTCGCGTCTTGA